One candidate division KSB1 bacterium DNA window includes the following coding sequences:
- a CDS encoding RNA-binding protein, with translation MNIYVGNLAYGLTEDELRGAFEQYGAVDKVSLIIDKMTGRSRGFGFVEMTNEDEARNAIASLHDVDLKGRKLLVREAEPRAPRGERRERSRW, from the coding sequence TTGAACATTTATGTCGGTAACCTCGCGTATGGTTTGACCGAAGATGAACTGCGTGGCGCCTTTGAGCAGTACGGTGCCGTGGACAAGGTCAGCCTGATCATCGACAAGATGACCGGCCGCTCGCGCGGTTTCGGGTTCGTCGAGATGACAAACGAAGACGAAGCGCGCAATGCGATCGCCAGTCTGCATGACGTCGATCTGAAGGGTCGCAAGCTCTTGGTTCGCGAAGCCGAGCCCCGCGCCCCGCGCGGCGAGCGTCGCGAACGTTCGCGCTGGTAA
- a CDS encoding T9SS type A sorting domain-containing protein: MSTCRMLCLIGAVVIYLMPALAQITIHVADLAPIGTQAEYHVQDTASFSVGSSGANRVWTFEDYDWDQVGTVTSMAPEQTPYGYLFPDANAAIQFGEMYIYNEQLPVGVYRIGVASATDTAIYSQYPVELVLPLTYQASWTSVARWADYAPGWQRMDSTQFTIDGWGTLETPYFSGPVLRKFMHRWSTFGQIGQPPQWSAENVGYHWVSQTGFPMAEVWSRDGVLDPNFTQGLLGMSSIITAADPPRGPVARTFAVRQNYPNPFNPETRIPVDLERAGLTQLKIYDQLGRLTYSREIELPAGSNELIINSSSWSAGSYYARVSRGSDVNTIRMSLLK, translated from the coding sequence ATGAGCACTTGTCGCATGTTATGTCTAATAGGGGCGGTGGTGATCTATCTGATGCCGGCATTGGCTCAGATCACGATTCACGTTGCCGACCTGGCGCCGATCGGGACTCAAGCCGAATACCATGTACAGGATACCGCGTCGTTCTCGGTCGGCTCCTCCGGCGCGAATCGAGTTTGGACCTTCGAGGACTACGATTGGGACCAGGTGGGTACGGTCACGTCGATGGCACCCGAACAGACGCCCTACGGCTACCTCTTTCCGGATGCCAACGCGGCAATCCAGTTCGGGGAAATGTACATCTACAATGAGCAGCTTCCGGTCGGAGTCTATCGGATTGGAGTTGCCAGTGCGACCGACACCGCGATCTATTCTCAATACCCGGTCGAACTCGTGCTCCCGTTGACATATCAGGCCAGTTGGACGTCGGTAGCGCGCTGGGCGGACTATGCTCCGGGGTGGCAGCGCATGGATTCCACGCAGTTCACGATTGATGGATGGGGAACGCTCGAAACACCGTACTTCTCGGGCCCCGTATTGAGGAAGTTCATGCACCGCTGGTCCACGTTTGGACAGATTGGCCAACCACCGCAATGGTCGGCTGAAAATGTCGGTTATCACTGGGTCTCACAGACCGGGTTTCCCATGGCTGAGGTATGGTCACGCGACGGCGTGCTCGATCCGAACTTCACGCAGGGATTGCTCGGAATGTCCTCGATCATAACTGCCGCCGATCCGCCTCGCGGTCCGGTCGCGCGCACCTTTGCCGTACGCCAGAACTACCCGAATCCCTTCAATCCCGAGACGCGGATTCCGGTCGATCTGGAGCGCGCGGGATTGACGCAGCTGAAGATCTACGATCAGCTCGGCCGGCTAACCTACTCCCGGGAGATCGAACTGCCCGCCGGTTCGAACGAATTGATCATCAACAGCTCGTCGTGGTCCGCCGGCTCCTACTATGCCCGCGTATCGCGGGGGTCCGACGTGAACACGATCCGCATGAGCCTGCTCAAGTAG
- a CDS encoding T9SS type A sorting domain-containing protein, with the protein MRLNSSISGFCLSLLFCVASAHGQPAIDTLWTRHYGSELRDFPGALVRLSDGSFLMVGSVENNLGHADSDMRIIRADSSGTLLWMRQLGDRSRVESLSEIALTQSGRAVAWGGSTDLAFQDPLAFLTVVSDFGDTLQTAYFPTTIVVKRILPLSSGGLVLAGSSLANYDSTGYDFALEFVDSAFSIVRQRVFGGAFDEDLHDAISLRDHGLLLVGSGMSFTPEHNGSWIIRCEENGDSLWSRVLGRPEVGGAINAAIETPNHQFSLAGEALCYYSSGWLNRIASNGDTLWSRCTYVGFIPTDAIATADNGMIMVGWRGGPTQGLVVMQTNANGDSVWSHFYQDLGGLDARMVPLPDGGFAVLTSSYSDAAWIDFHLMRFTVGNSAAEQSPSVSHKFDLLPSYPNPFNSGTVIEYITETDGDVLLEVFDLTGRHLRTLVNDRQPGGAHRVMFSAPDLPSGVYFYRLQANQQVKSRKLLLIR; encoded by the coding sequence ATGCGACTCAACAGTAGCATCTCAGGGTTCTGCCTGTCGTTGCTGTTCTGCGTGGCCTCCGCACACGGCCAACCCGCAATTGACACTCTGTGGACCCGCCACTACGGCTCCGAATTACGGGATTTTCCGGGCGCTCTTGTCCGCCTCTCCGATGGCAGCTTCTTGATGGTCGGATCCGTCGAGAACAACCTCGGCCATGCGGACAGTGACATGCGAATCATTCGTGCCGATTCATCTGGAACCCTGCTCTGGATGCGGCAACTCGGTGACCGATCCAGAGTGGAATCGCTTTCGGAAATTGCGCTCACGCAATCGGGGCGGGCCGTCGCCTGGGGCGGCTCGACGGATCTTGCTTTTCAAGACCCGCTGGCATTTCTCACCGTCGTCAGTGATTTCGGTGACACGCTGCAAACTGCTTACTTTCCCACCACAATCGTGGTCAAGCGGATTCTACCACTGTCGTCGGGAGGTCTCGTATTGGCGGGATCATCACTTGCCAACTACGACTCCACTGGCTATGACTTTGCCCTTGAGTTTGTTGATTCTGCGTTTTCGATCGTTCGCCAGAGGGTTTTCGGCGGTGCTTTCGATGAAGACCTGCACGATGCAATTTCGCTGCGTGATCACGGACTTCTGCTGGTTGGTTCGGGGATGTCTTTCACCCCTGAGCACAACGGATCGTGGATAATCCGGTGCGAAGAGAACGGAGATTCGCTGTGGTCGCGGGTACTGGGTCGGCCTGAGGTTGGTGGGGCGATCAATGCCGCGATCGAGACACCAAATCATCAATTCAGTCTTGCCGGGGAAGCCCTCTGCTACTACAGTTCAGGCTGGCTGAACCGAATTGCCTCCAACGGCGACACGCTTTGGTCACGCTGCACCTATGTTGGCTTCATTCCCACCGATGCAATCGCTACCGCCGACAACGGAATGATCATGGTTGGCTGGCGCGGCGGTCCCACACAGGGACTGGTCGTCATGCAAACGAATGCGAACGGTGACTCCGTCTGGTCACATTTCTATCAGGACCTTGGTGGTCTCGACGCGCGCATGGTGCCACTGCCCGATGGTGGCTTCGCTGTCCTGACATCGAGCTACTCCGACGCGGCTTGGATTGACTTTCATCTGATGCGTTTCACCGTCGGCAATTCAGCGGCGGAGCAGTCCCCCTCTGTGTCTCACAAGTTCGATTTGCTGCCGAGCTATCCCAACCCGTTCAACTCCGGCACGGTTATCGAGTACATAACCGAGACAGACGGCGACGTTCTGCTCGAGGTCTTCGATCTCACCGGTCGCCATCTGCGCACGCTGGTGAACGACCGGCAACCCGGCGGTGCCCATCGCGTCATGTTCTCTGCCCCGGATCTCCCGTCCGGCGTCTATTTCTATCGCCTGCAAGCCAACCAGCAAGTCAAATCCCGCAAATTGCTGCTCATCAGGTAG
- a CDS encoding sodium-translocating pyrophosphatase, giving the protein MGGAFLALAFGAYWWRKTMAHDPGSERMRGVSKAIEEGAMAYLARQVKTMIPLVVIIGIGLFFLYQNQYAELLPGQETMLGLGVAVAFLLGVAASYMAGYVGMGVAVRANMRVANAALSSFKNALEIAFQAGAVSGMFTVGLGLLGATITFMVFQENAMFVLVGFGFGGSLAALFMRVGGGIFTKAADVGADLVGKVEAGIPEDDPRNAATIADNVGDNVGDCAGMAADVFESYEVTLVAAIILAAAVGSTLQANGFGALTAAGSFTGVFTLKLVIYALLVRAVGVVASIIGILAVKGKDDPNMNPMQPINFGAYVSTGIAALGFLGVAKWTFGSGLPAIPAGADVTLAAIVGDFWFYAFLATFFGIILTVVIGKLTEYFTAAEKKPVTEIATAAKTGPATLILSGLSEGLESSVWAIVSIAATIFAAYALFHDPAMAAYAIALAGLGLLATTGYVLAEDTFGPISDNANGVFEMSGALKNADGSENKAAHNIVARLDMVGNTTKALTKGFAIATAVIAAVALYRSFIDTVAVKDPAILVTGIQVNLPNIFIGLMIGGAIPFLFSSFAIRAVSRAAVLLVEEVRRQFKTIPGIWEYTGVGEKGKPEYAKCVAIATAAAQKELLGPGLLAIFAPILVGFWLGAYALGGFLAGCILVGQLMAVFMSNAGGAWDNAKKKIEDGYLGGKGSEAHKAGVIGDTVGDPLKDTAGPALNPMIKVMNLVAILIAPSTVTMHGETGGYVATVVALLVLTGAIMFSKRGGLATGGEESQAVQRH; this is encoded by the coding sequence ATGGGCGGAGCGTTTCTCGCGCTCGCGTTCGGCGCCTACTGGTGGCGGAAGACGATGGCGCACGACCCCGGCAGTGAACGAATGCGCGGAGTGTCCAAAGCCATCGAAGAGGGCGCGATGGCCTATTTGGCCCGACAGGTGAAGACGATGATTCCGCTGGTCGTCATTATCGGCATCGGCCTGTTCTTCCTCTACCAGAACCAGTACGCGGAACTGCTGCCCGGTCAGGAGACGATGCTCGGACTGGGCGTGGCCGTGGCCTTCCTATTGGGTGTGGCGGCATCGTACATGGCCGGTTATGTGGGGATGGGCGTCGCCGTACGAGCGAACATGCGCGTGGCCAATGCGGCGCTTTCGAGTTTCAAAAATGCGCTGGAAATCGCGTTCCAGGCGGGCGCGGTGTCGGGCATGTTCACCGTCGGACTGGGTCTCTTAGGCGCGACGATCACGTTCATGGTGTTTCAGGAAAACGCGATGTTCGTGCTGGTTGGCTTCGGCTTCGGCGGCTCGCTGGCAGCATTGTTTATGCGCGTCGGCGGCGGGATTTTCACCAAGGCGGCTGACGTCGGCGCGGACCTCGTGGGCAAGGTGGAAGCAGGAATTCCGGAAGATGATCCGCGCAACGCCGCGACGATCGCGGATAACGTCGGTGATAACGTCGGCGACTGCGCCGGGATGGCCGCGGACGTGTTCGAGTCTTATGAAGTGACACTGGTCGCGGCGATTATTCTGGCGGCGGCGGTGGGCAGCACGCTGCAGGCCAACGGCTTCGGTGCGCTGACGGCGGCCGGTTCATTTACGGGCGTGTTCACGCTGAAGCTCGTGATCTACGCGCTGCTCGTGCGCGCGGTGGGCGTGGTCGCGTCGATTATCGGAATCCTCGCCGTGAAGGGCAAGGATGATCCGAATATGAATCCGATGCAGCCGATCAATTTCGGCGCTTACGTCTCGACGGGCATCGCCGCGCTGGGTTTCCTCGGCGTCGCGAAGTGGACGTTTGGCTCGGGGCTGCCGGCAATTCCGGCGGGCGCTGACGTCACGCTCGCGGCGATTGTGGGCGACTTCTGGTTCTATGCGTTTCTGGCGACGTTTTTCGGGATCATCTTGACCGTCGTGATCGGCAAGCTGACAGAGTACTTTACGGCCGCCGAGAAGAAGCCCGTGACGGAAATTGCCACGGCGGCAAAGACGGGTCCGGCCACGTTGATCCTGTCCGGTCTGTCGGAAGGTCTTGAATCATCGGTGTGGGCGATCGTTTCCATCGCGGCGACGATCTTCGCGGCCTATGCGTTGTTCCATGATCCGGCGATGGCGGCCTACGCGATTGCCCTCGCGGGTCTGGGACTCCTGGCAACGACAGGCTACGTGCTCGCGGAAGACACGTTCGGTCCGATTTCGGATAATGCGAACGGCGTGTTCGAGATGTCCGGCGCGCTGAAAAACGCGGATGGCAGCGAGAACAAGGCCGCGCATAATATCGTGGCCCGGCTCGACATGGTCGGCAACACCACGAAGGCGCTGACGAAGGGCTTTGCGATTGCGACAGCCGTGATCGCGGCGGTGGCCTTGTATCGTTCGTTTATCGATACAGTCGCGGTGAAAGATCCGGCGATTCTGGTCACGGGAATTCAGGTCAACCTGCCGAATATCTTCATTGGTTTGATGATCGGCGGCGCGATTCCATTCTTATTCTCCAGCTTTGCGATTCGCGCGGTATCGCGGGCGGCGGTGCTGCTGGTAGAAGAAGTGCGGCGGCAGTTCAAGACGATTCCGGGCATCTGGGAATATACCGGCGTCGGCGAGAAGGGCAAGCCGGAATATGCGAAGTGCGTGGCGATTGCGACGGCAGCAGCGCAGAAGGAATTGCTGGGACCCGGATTACTCGCGATCTTTGCGCCGATTCTGGTGGGCTTCTGGCTGGGAGCGTACGCGCTGGGCGGGTTCCTTGCGGGTTGTATTCTGGTGGGACAGCTCATGGCGGTGTTCATGAGCAATGCCGGCGGCGCGTGGGATAACGCGAAGAAGAAGATCGAAGACGGTTATCTCGGCGGCAAGGGCAGCGAAGCGCACAAGGCCGGCGTGATCGGCGATACGGTCGGCGATCCGCTCAAGGATACCGCGGGTCCGGCGCTGAATCCGATGATCAAGGTGATGAACCTCGTCGCGATTCTGATTGCACCGAGTACGGTCACGATGCACGGCGAGACCGGTGGCTATGTGGCCACGGTGGTCGCGCTGTTGGTACTCACGGGCGCAATCATGTTCTCAAAGCGCGGTGGTCTGGCAACCGGTGGCGAAGAATCGCAGGCGGTGCAAAGACACTGA
- a CDS encoding right-handed parallel beta-helix repeat-containing protein: MKHFIILFVCLCANIASAVTVDGFCYLEGQQSHAGTKVKFIKVSPSAVTDSTFTQANGFFAKNVVPGIYHVAYVHDPYRSDSLYSQLYIMDATLASHTLIRPLSGSISGSIGPGYYSVIGNVVVGPYSSVSIAAGTIIDFDSAFVFDVYGFLHAYGTVSDSVHFTCDLGLNLNRWRGIRLLSDSNQSHFDYCVFENALRTDSGGAVYIRNNPPTFTDCSFRNNTMSGVSYFTVGSAVYGRHCSPTFVRCMFAANTGPYSGAAAVYFVGGASAFFDSCTISNGSGGGVSMSGASVGSFAGSQFIDNTGAAVSFDGADFFMYDCVASHNGGGVTASSLSIDVQRLSCTSNQGTGLTIWGASGQVVDCDFSSNSGSGIRCGGVGLTAEFSRCRISGNRGTNSDGGGIWCYEGSPCFRDCHIDSNKTLSSYSGDGGKGGGLYCADGATPKFDQCTFLRDSANGFNNSGSGGGAYSKDSRPSLTNCTIANCYSNNAGHSIYTETTTYVNSPSFIANSCTLFGHGVDAIYFISGSTCQIAYCDFYGNDSPFRPRFGPSDMPPAIGLKLVTNANGDSADIYENIFEDPMFADTSNGDYSLLPGSPCIDAGDPELPRDPDSTIADIGASFFMQDLSVWPGALAFGSIPVLNSDTLTATLRNMTSESIMVFGFYSSDSAAFIAYGSDSGNVIAPHDSLQVHVVFTPTAPGGYAATLVIASDAPINNVLTVALSGEGGITPPAVDDVVLQVMGNDAHVCWSVVDSSEYGSPISVDAYLVYFSEQFVGPFYFLGLTTDTCYVHAYAAQFASAMHYQVSAFIGNIGAVQQIVAEHDGTITRDELRTELASGLWRFPPEARAVIARRLSR; this comes from the coding sequence ATGAAGCACTTCATAATCTTATTCGTCTGCCTCTGCGCCAATATCGCCTCCGCCGTCACGGTCGATGGCTTCTGTTATCTCGAAGGTCAGCAGAGCCACGCGGGCACCAAAGTCAAGTTCATCAAGGTCAGCCCCTCCGCCGTCACGGACTCGACCTTCACGCAGGCGAATGGGTTTTTTGCGAAGAACGTGGTGCCGGGGATTTACCATGTGGCTTATGTCCACGACCCGTATCGCAGCGACAGCCTGTACAGTCAATTGTATATCATGGACGCAACGCTGGCCAGCCACACATTGATTCGCCCCCTTTCAGGATCAATCAGCGGAAGCATTGGACCAGGCTACTATAGCGTGATTGGAAACGTGGTGGTCGGTCCGTATAGTTCTGTTTCGATCGCAGCGGGAACCATCATAGATTTTGACAGCGCCTTTGTCTTTGATGTCTATGGCTTCTTGCACGCGTACGGAACAGTGTCCGATTCTGTCCACTTCACTTGTGACCTGGGATTGAATCTGAACCGATGGCGCGGGATTAGACTACTTTCCGACAGCAACCAGAGTCATTTCGACTATTGCGTGTTTGAAAATGCTCTGCGTACCGATAGTGGAGGTGCAGTCTATATCCGAAACAACCCCCCAACATTCACTGACTGCAGCTTTCGCAATAACACGATGTCGGGAGTCAGTTATTTCACTGTAGGGTCAGCCGTATACGGACGCCACTGTTCACCTACATTTGTACGTTGCATGTTTGCGGCCAACACTGGGCCATATTCAGGCGCTGCGGCGGTATACTTCGTAGGTGGCGCTTCGGCGTTTTTCGATTCATGCACAATCTCAAATGGGTCCGGGGGCGGGGTAAGTATGAGCGGCGCATCAGTCGGCTCGTTCGCGGGGAGCCAGTTCATTGATAACACCGGTGCCGCAGTCTCGTTTGATGGAGCTGACTTCTTCATGTATGATTGCGTCGCCTCGCACAATGGCGGGGGTGTAACAGCCAGCAGCCTGAGTATCGACGTTCAGCGTCTATCATGCACGTCGAATCAGGGCACCGGATTGACAATCTGGGGCGCGTCCGGTCAAGTTGTAGACTGCGATTTCTCATCAAATTCCGGCAGTGGTATTCGATGCGGAGGTGTCGGGCTGACCGCTGAGTTCTCACGGTGCCGGATCTCCGGAAATAGAGGCACGAATAGTGATGGCGGAGGCATTTGGTGTTATGAAGGCTCTCCATGCTTCCGTGACTGCCACATTGACAGCAACAAGACGTTGTCCAGTTATTCTGGAGACGGCGGAAAGGGAGGGGGCTTGTACTGCGCGGATGGCGCTACACCGAAGTTTGACCAATGCACATTTTTGCGGGACTCAGCCAACGGGTTCAACAATTCGGGTTCGGGAGGAGGAGCCTACAGTAAGGACTCCCGGCCTTCACTTACGAACTGCACAATAGCCAACTGCTATTCAAACAATGCAGGACATTCCATTTACACAGAGACTACAACCTATGTGAACAGTCCGAGTTTCATCGCAAATTCTTGCACACTTTTCGGTCACGGAGTTGACGCAATCTACTTCATTTCAGGCTCCACCTGCCAGATAGCGTACTGCGACTTCTACGGTAACGACTCGCCATTTCGGCCTCGATTTGGCCCATCGGATATGCCTCCCGCCATCGGCCTAAAACTCGTCACCAATGCCAACGGCGACAGTGCCGACATCTACGAGAACATCTTCGAAGACCCCATGTTCGCCGATACATCAAACGGCGACTACTCGCTGCTGCCCGGTTCGCCCTGCATTGACGCGGGTGATCCTGAATTGCCGCGCGATCCGGACTCGACCATCGCGGATATCGGCGCGTCGTTCTTTATGCAGGACCTGAGCGTGTGGCCGGGAGCGCTCGCCTTCGGCAGCATTCCCGTCTTGAACAGCGATACGCTCACCGCCACGCTCCGCAACATGACCAGCGAGAGTATCATGGTGTTCGGTTTCTATTCCAGTGACTCGGCGGCGTTCATCGCCTACGGCAGCGACAGCGGAAACGTGATTGCGCCCCACGACAGCCTGCAAGTCCACGTCGTCTTCACGCCGACCGCGCCCGGCGGTTACGCGGCGACACTGGTGATTGCCTCGGATGCCCCGATCAACAATGTGCTGACCGTCGCGCTCTCCGGTGAGGGCGGCATCACGCCTCCGGCGGTCGATGATGTCGTGCTGCAAGTCATGGGCAACGACGCGCACGTGTGCTGGTCGGTCGTGGATTCGTCGGAGTATGGTAGCCCGATCAGCGTGGACGCGTATCTTGTCTATTTCTCCGAGCAGTTCGTCGGCCCCTTCTACTTTCTCGGCCTGACCACCGATACCTGTTACGTGCACGCGTACGCCGCTCAATTTGCCAGCGCCATGCACTATCAGGTGAGCGCGTTCATCGGCAATATTGGAGCAGTGCAGCAGATCGTCGCCGAGCACGACGGCACGATCACCCGCGACGAACTGCGAACGGAACTCGCCTCCGGTCTCTGGCGCTTTCCGCCCGAAGCGCGCGCCGTCATCGCCCGTCGATTGAGCAGATAA
- a CDS encoding T9SS type A sorting domain-containing protein: protein MRRFGLGHICLLFAGLTIGAYADPGDTTVVPTFVEEYQNWADAHVGTFAFPSLELEFNQAWLHIELGCPSAPGDCDPWDRTANLSVRRPRGDETEHIELARYITPYDITGGNRPGTCGWDYEMLEYLPLLHDSVTLSSYIESYIGGNMGWLVTATFYFVEGDLPMRPYQVENAWAVGYLGIGNPADPPESRLPAAAIQTHEYTTAVTVRVVTTGHGQGNTMNAAEFSRLAHGVWVNDQYFEHMLWRADCNSNPCSPQGGTWQFARAGWCPGSKVSPWDNSGIAFTSGTPLQIQYVIEDYENFCRPDNPDCVSGQTCTDCNYNSTGHTAPNYNTVGQVMLWRASGTGAAPRALPAPAAFRLDQNYPNPFNASTTLRFNLPGEGWTRLLIYDLTGRLVAVPMDQRLSAGEHGVSVDASALANGLYIYRIEFGGKSLSRKLIVLK from the coding sequence ATGCGACGCTTCGGACTCGGTCATATCTGCCTGCTCTTCGCGGGTCTAACGATCGGCGCCTATGCCGATCCCGGCGACACCACGGTTGTCCCGACCTTTGTGGAGGAATACCAGAACTGGGCGGACGCTCACGTCGGCACCTTCGCCTTTCCCTCGCTCGAGTTGGAGTTCAATCAGGCCTGGCTGCATATCGAACTCGGCTGCCCGTCGGCGCCGGGTGATTGCGACCCGTGGGACCGCACGGCAAATCTCAGCGTTCGCCGTCCCCGCGGCGATGAGACGGAGCATATCGAGCTCGCGCGCTACATTACTCCCTACGACATTACCGGCGGCAATCGGCCGGGCACTTGCGGCTGGGATTATGAGATGCTCGAGTACCTCCCGCTGCTCCACGACAGCGTTACTCTGTCGAGCTACATCGAGAGCTACATCGGCGGCAACATGGGCTGGCTGGTGACGGCGACCTTCTATTTTGTCGAGGGTGACTTGCCGATGCGCCCCTATCAGGTCGAGAATGCCTGGGCGGTCGGCTACCTCGGGATCGGCAATCCCGCGGATCCGCCCGAAAGTCGTCTTCCGGCGGCGGCGATCCAGACTCATGAGTACACGACGGCGGTCACCGTGCGGGTGGTAACGACCGGTCACGGTCAGGGGAACACGATGAATGCCGCTGAGTTCTCCCGCCTCGCGCACGGGGTGTGGGTTAACGATCAGTATTTTGAGCACATGCTTTGGCGCGCCGACTGCAATTCCAACCCGTGCAGTCCGCAGGGCGGAACCTGGCAATTCGCGCGCGCGGGTTGGTGTCCCGGTTCCAAGGTCTCGCCCTGGGACAATTCCGGTATCGCGTTCACCTCGGGTACGCCGTTGCAGATTCAATATGTGATCGAGGACTATGAGAACTTCTGTCGTCCCGACAATCCGGATTGCGTGAGTGGTCAAACCTGCACCGACTGCAACTACAACTCAACGGGTCACACCGCACCCAACTACAACACGGTCGGCCAGGTCATGCTCTGGCGCGCGTCCGGCACCGGTGCCGCGCCGCGCGCGTTGCCCGCGCCCGCGGCCTTCCGGCTCGATCAGAATTATCCGAATCCGTTCAATGCTTCGACCACGCTGCGTTTCAATCTGCCCGGGGAGGGCTGGACTCGCCTGCTGATTTACGATCTAACCGGTCGGCTGGTCGCGGTTCCCATGGATCAGCGGCTCAGCGCGGGCGAGCATGGCGTCAGCGTCGATGCGTCGGCACTGGCTAACGGGTTATACATCTATCGGATAGAGTTTGGTGGGAAGTCCCTTTCGCGGAAGCTCATCGTTCTGAAATGA